The nucleotide window TTGCAGTGATCGTTTGCACACTCCATGATTGACCGATCAATTTTTGCCGTTTTGTAGCAGAAAGGTTTTTAACGTCAGTAAAATGCCTTGGAAAGCCAAAAATTAACTCCAATTCTGTTATCCACAAAGAATCAGGCGCTCCGTTCATCAGAACTGGTTTCAAAAGTGATACACCTAGATGCGTTgattaaaatgtaaataattagTGGAAACTTGAAGGCAATGCTGCATGATGGACAATATCAGTTTCATTATTACTTACCTTGTTTCAAAGAATTTACTTTCGTTGTGACTGTCTGTATCTTTTTTACCAAAGCATGGCGATTGCAATTTGGTGTCAATACGCTTTGCAGATTTTGAGAGGGGTCTGGAGGCGGAAAATTTACCCCTATTGGAAGATTGCTCCAAAACAATCTTGGTCGATGTTGGGGTGAAAAATCTGCGGCATCTATGAGGTATGGTTCACAATTGAGGGACctttgacaaaaaaaacatCATTGTTACCTGGATCTTCCAGCTCTAAAAGCTGTTGATTtgagtacaaaattcaaaagttCACCAATCTTACTGATTAATTGCAATTCGGTATCGACTCTGCATTGAagcaacattttcaaaaagccAAAACAAGTGGTGACCTCCGTTTGCTTCAGTGACGAGGTTCTTTATTCGACAGTAGTCGAAAAAGAGTACTCCAGTTCCATTCGGATCTAGAAAATGCATGCAAAGTCGAAATTTCGCAGCTTCAAGGTACCTGTATTTTTAAATACGAAAAAACCTTCTTCAGACAGAAGCGTGATGAAAGTATGTGAAATGCAACTCACCGTTTAAACCCAATCGGTTTGGATTTGCTACGCTTAAGTCATTGCATGGTGAACCGCCGATGAGTAAATCGATGGGTGCAATCGAGTCTATAACGTCCTGCGTTATACTCCTGACATCACCAAGCTGGTATATTTTGTCCCCAAAATGTGCCATGCTGACGGTTTGCGCATCGGCGTCGATTTCTGCAGCGTAATAATCTTCCACTATTATGCCCAGATTTTCTAGCACTAGCAGtcctgaaaatttaatatccaACATGCAACAacagatattttatttctgattTGGTAGCTCATTTTCGTAAAATATGAACTCAATTACCTGTACTGATTCCATCAAAGAGTGACAGTACACGTATtgattttctctctctacTATTATCCCATACTTTATTCCAACTTGTGTCAATGTTTTTGTGAAATAGTTGACCCATCCTTTTCTTCCAGTCTGCTCGTGGTTTGAATATTCGACTTTTCTCTTGTTTGTAAGAGTCGTCACATAAAAAACAGAGCCATGGATCCTTGAGCAGAATTTCATCATAGCCCGCTGGAGCTATCAGATACTTAAGACAAGCGGTGCAATAAACTCTGAAAGTATGGATGAAATATTTGTTCAGCTCATCAACAATCGAATAATGTTAGGTACCTCACTTACCGAGGACAATCGTAACTGTCACACATGACGATTGTGTCCGAACCGGCGCACAAAGTGCAGTAGAACTAAAAATTGTTatgaacaataaaatttacaatccgttttattaatattttagaGAACATTCGTTCATTGTACTCACGCATTTTCCATCATCCCCGTAAGCGAATATAGCTGCCTTGAAGTCTTCctgtaatgaaaattctttataaatttttgtttacagtACATGTGAAACAAAGTATCATCAATGATATTAATAATCGTTAATAACTGACCAAGCAAGCTGTGCAAAGAACGCAGTTGAAAAACGGATGTTCTTGTAAATTTTTGCAGTGAATTTTTAGACAAATAATGCACAGAACTTCCAGAGTGTCACAAAGCCCAGCAAATACGGCTTTCAAAGCATCTAAAACGTGACTAACGATAAGTTAGATGTTACATTATTTCTATTTTAGAATGCTgctaaatttttatcaactctAAACGAGATCTTTGCTTTACCGCAGTTTTCAATTTGGCTTTCACGTTCAGCTGCAACACCCTGATTTGCTTTCATCTCATTAAGTTTTTCCACAATGTGAGACGAATATCTTGATTCTGAAGACTCGTCATTTGGCCTGGAAATTATTGGCATTTTCGAAGTGGTACTCAAACTTGACACCCAAGCTAAGACATCGTCCATCGTCCATTTGCTGGTATCGTAATTAAGCCGAGCACAATAATCCTGAGTAAGAATCAGAAACTTCTCAGTCATGCATGTCAGTAGTAATTGCGTGTAAAATagtgttgaatattttatgtaGAACGGTGTAGACGGGCTGAAACTCTGAAGCATACCTTGCAGGCGTTGAGAACAGCGTTCGTGTATACTTGTCTTTTACACTGAGTTACGTAGCTCTGCATTTTCTTTATTCCCTCGTCGAATTTCATTACATTCTCATAGTGAACCTGGAAATTTGGATAAAGGAATGTTCAAGTTTTTATATGTATCTCTTCTTGATagtgtttttaaaataatttactgcCCAATTACCTGGGATAACTGATAATCCCCGTACCAGAGGATCCATTGGCAGCCAAAGTTGGGTTCCTTTGTTCCACAGTCGTGATGATGAATGATCATCGCTGCCGGTGAAGATataacgataaattattaatcAAGTTCTATCCGAGGTTGTGGAGTACCAAATCGTTGATTTGAAAACCTACCAGGCCACCAGCTATGCCCACTGATTTTTCCCCACACGATAACTCCCGGTTTTTGATCCATCAGTGGCAATACGTGATCTTCTGCAGAACTGGAAAGCAATTCCTTTGCCGATTTTCGGACCAAGTATTTGGGAAATTTACTGGATCGTGATCCTGCATTGAAGAATTGATGTGTGAGCCGAAGCAAAAAGGTGGTTTGGGAACAGATAAGAACGTAAAAATTCTAAACAACGCGTATTAGATCAGAAAAGAAAGTGAGAGAAGATTTAGCAAATCAGAGGGTTTAAGCAAAGAGGATTGATACTTTTTACATGGATTGCAgggtgagaagaaaaataaaagatggTGTGAATAGTGTCAAAGAAAAGAAGGACCATTATCCTTGAGCTTCTTGTCCAAGCTGTCCCGATTTTCGCTGCTTAAAGAACTCGAGTCGTTGGGCGATTTTGGTGAACCTGAAATAAACGAAGGTTTGATCATATCGATCGAGTGGACGTCCTCGACGTCTGACCAAACTCACGTGCTTCTTCTTTACTGCGTTCAATCTTTGCCTTTGCCTTAGTATTTTCCTGCTTTAACTGGGCCAGCCGTTGTTGTATATATTTTGGAAGTGGATTGCATATTACATCATTCACTATAAAATATGGTAGAAGTATCACACCTGCGTTTTAGTTACCCAGATGTTAGTTTATATGGAAATATAGTACTCACGGTGGTTTTTTCCCATCAGATGCTTTTGGGCCCAGGCTACGTGAGGTTTGATCAAAGGGATGTTCAAACGTTTCGAGAAAAGCtaagagcaaaaaaataaattgtacggAGAAccacaaaattttgatataaCTCGGCAAAATTATACCCGAATgcctgataaaaaattttaccttcAAAGTTACGAAACAGGCCTTCTTCCTATCTCTTGGTACTCTTTCGTCTTCGAGATGTCTGAGCAGTCTACTATCTAAACTACTTGAAAATGGTTCAACTTGAGTTTTCTCGTTTAGCTGTAACGGGAAATAATATTAGGAATCACACAATTTTATATCGTCTGTATGTAATCCAACAATTATGTTACCAGCGAAATTAGATCCTCGCCTATCCAATAAACACAAACTTTATCCACCTTTGGTTCAATCCCAACATCCTCAGCGGCAACCACTATTGCTAGAAAAGGTCAAGAATACGGAACGTGATGCAAGTTATCTTGAAAGATAAAAGCGCAGAAGGTAACAAAAAACCGATTGTACTggtttaaataataattcaaaatatctccataaaataatgtttatttAAAACGCAGAAGTCGTACACCTCCGTAATGCTGTAGTGTTCAAAAGTACCTGGCATTCTGTAATACAATGTTCTACAAAGTCCCAGTGAACTGAGCGAAGCTAGAAGTAAATTCTGGAAGAAATATCCATGAAATTTCAGTGAAATCCGTGAACTTCCACGCATCATTATACCGTGAAATGAATCCGATTGcgggtaaaatttttaataattttatggaCAACCGTGAAGGGTACAGGGTACCTAAGAAACTGATTTATTGGAATTTCACTGAAACCTCTTGACATCtatgaaattttcgagaaaccCATGAAGAAGTCTGCAGGCCGTCTATTTCGTGAAATTCGATGTGATAGGAGCGGTTAAACTTTTATTCCATGTAAAAGACACCATCCGTCCAACGGACGAAATGGTCAGTGATATCTTACCGGGCCACCAGGCCATGCTGATCCGTCCCCAAACGAACTTGCCTACTTGATTGCGTGCGTTTTCAGACCCAAATACGTTCTCGATACTCTTAATGAGGCTTCGCGTCATCCTGCGACCATTGTGCGAAGACTGTTCCTTCAGAGAGTTGTGATTGCCACTTCCGACCTCTGGGAATTGGGAAACACTGTTCGTTTTTTTACTCTGGATAGATTTCACTTTTGATACATCTGCGGATGAATATTTCTCTCCCCTTTTGCTCCGGGTCTCCGGGTATCTTTGCCGGACCGAAGGATACGGCTTGATTCCGTAAGTGAAGAGATTCTGTTCCAAGGACTCTTGGCCTTGATTCCGGCCAGTGTAGCTACTCCGAGGAAAGTCATCGCGGGTGTTAGATAAATTCTTTCCCTTATCCTGACCAGCGTTTGTGGCAATTATGCGACCGTCAAAAGCGTTTTGATTTTCGGAGGATGCGTGGAGCCAGTTTTCAAGATTACGAATGATGACCGATTTGTCGTCGTTTGTGCTCGATGAACTGGAGAAACTTTGCTCGGCAGATGGTTGTTCCTCCTTGCAGCTGTTGCTGCTTTCGATTGAATAGTAATCGTGGTCGCGGTTCAGGAAAGCAACGCCGATTTTTTCGCTCGAGTCATCGAAGTCATAGTACAACCCTCCGTAATCGGTCTCCTCAACTCTTACCATAACATCTTTACCGGTTTCGCCTTTGGACTTTGGCCAGGAACCATCGGACGACGTGGTTCTTTCTGCTTTGAAAAATGGCTTTTTTGTGTAAAGACAATGATCTTCTAGGATACCGGACTCGCCGATTGATCGTTTGTTAGACATCATGGAACACTGAACCGATTCCCATTCTACAAGAGGATCATCTTCACTCTTGACGAATAGACTCGAATAATATTCATCGCTCGACGTTCGGACGATAGTTTCGTTCTGGAACATACGATTCAACCTATATCTGTAAttctttacaaattttgtgGAAACTGTTGATagcatgaaaaatttcagactgCAAATTTTTGTTAGAGTTATTGTTCTAGATAGTTTTACTTCCGCGATTCAGGGACAAAGATTTTCAACCGTATGTTAAAGTGTATATTAAGTATTATAATAGATTGaattcagtgaaatttttttgagaattCGATGTCGAGGAGACTAATCGATATCTATTTATCCAGTGGGGCAAATTCTCGATGAAAACCACTGATGGAAACATTATTCTGAGGTGTATATACGTAAAGTTACCAAGCGACCAACAGATGGCGACAGTTGAAACTAACCCGATAAAACAATTTACGACTTGCCAAGAATTGGAATGTTTTTGGCGGAAGCCATGGCAGTTCCGAATGGATTATAGAATCAAGGCGAAATGTGCTATAATTAAGAGTTTCGAAAGTGAAATGACAATATTTCCTGTAGCTGGTCATCCATGgatagaaaataatataatcgagCAGGTGTGAATTAGTTATTTTAAACGAAATTCGTTTAATAGAAATGAACATTACTCAAGCTTCAGTAACGCATACCCATACAGATGCGgaacggaaattttttttccccacaaaTTATAATCAACGATATATATGGAAAATTTGGTGATTTTAAAGTGGTACCGTGTGTTTGAAacgcgaagaaaaaaagtaacagaGAAGATAATTGACAACAGAACTGATCAATGAAATGAGAGGtgtgaaaagaagaagaaaaaaagaaaaaacgagaagaaaacGAATGGAGAAGAAGCCTTGAACTATAAGTAATAGGTTTGATGACCCGTAGGTCAGGTGGTTCACAAAGTTTCCTCGTAACAACTTTCGGCATAAATTGAAAGTTGTTGACAGAGTTTTGTCGAGGGAACGAGGCGCGGGGCAACCCTCAAGAGTAATTCTTGTGCCTCTGGTTAGTTCGAGCGCTGCTCTACTCCGATGCGGATTGTCTCGAGTGCAGGACTGTCTcttcatcgatatattttttttct belongs to Neodiprion lecontei isolate iyNeoLeco1 chromosome 5, iyNeoLeco1.1, whole genome shotgun sequence and includes:
- the LOC107226848 gene encoding DNA (cytosine-5)-methyltransferase 3B-like isoform X1, which gives rise to MRSGCARYYFNSVACGLPGAQPNETIVRTSSDEYYSSLFVKSEDDPLVEWESVQCSMMSNKRSIGESGILEDHCLYTKKPFFKAERTTSSDGSWPKSKGETGKDVMVRVEETDYGGLYYDFDDSSEKIGVAFLNRDHDYYSIESSNSCKEEQPSAEQSFSSSSSTNDDKSVIIRNLENWLHASSENQNAFDGRIIATNAGQDKGKNLSNTRDDFPRSSYTGRNQGQESLEQNLFTYGIKPYPSVRQRYPETRSKRGEKYSSADVSKVKSIQSKKTNSVSQFPEVGSGNHNSLKEQSSHNGRRMTRSLIKSIENVFGSENARNQVGKFVWGRISMAWWPAIVVAAEDVGIEPKVDKVCVYWIGEDLISLLNEKTQVEPFSSSLDSRLLRHLEDERVPRDRKKACFVTLKLFSKRLNIPLIKPHVAWAQKHLMGKNHLNDVICNPLPKYIQQRLAQLKQENTKAKAKIERSKEEARSPKSPNDSSSLSSENRDSLDKKLKDNGSRSSKFPKYLVRKSAKELLSSSAEDHVLPLMDQKPGVIVWGKISGHSWWPAMIIHHHDCGTKEPNFGCQWILWYGDYQLSQVHYENVMKFDEGIKKMQSYVTQCKRQVYTNAVLNACKDYCARLNYDTSKWTMDDVLAWVSSLSTTSKMPIISRPNDESSESRYSSHIVEKLNEMKANQGVAAERESQIENCDALKAVFAGLCDTLEVLCIICLKIHCKNLQEHPFFNCVLCTACLEDFKAAIFAYGDDGKCFYCTLCAGSDTIVMCDSYDCPRVYCTACLKYLIAPAGYDEILLKDPWLCFLCDDSYKQEKSRIFKPRADWKKRMGQLFHKNIDTSWNKVWDNSRERKSIRVLSLFDGISTGLLVLENLGIIVEDYYAAEIDADAQTVSMAHFGDKIYQLGDVRSITQDVIDSIAPIDLLIGGSPCNDLSVANPNRLGLNDPNGTGVLFFDYCRIKNLVTEANGGHHLFWLFENVASMQSRYRIAINQSLNCEPYLIDAADFSPQHRPRLFWSNLPIGVNFPPPDPSQNLQSVLTPNCNRHALVKKIQTVTTKVNSLKQGVSLLKPVLMNGAPDSLWITELELIFGFPRHFTDVKNLSATKRQKLIGQSWSVQTITAILRPLCYFFLLKTPE
- the LOC107226848 gene encoding DNA (cytosine-5)-methyltransferase 3B-like isoform X2; its protein translation is MEEKQRTGGDLTSTKQNETIVRTSSDEYYSSLFVKSEDDPLVEWESVQCSMMSNKRSIGESGILEDHCLYTKKPFFKAERTTSSDGSWPKSKGETGKDVMVRVEETDYGGLYYDFDDSSEKIGVAFLNRDHDYYSIESSNSCKEEQPSAEQSFSSSSSTNDDKSVIIRNLENWLHASSENQNAFDGRIIATNAGQDKGKNLSNTRDDFPRSSYTGRNQGQESLEQNLFTYGIKPYPSVRQRYPETRSKRGEKYSSADVSKVKSIQSKKTNSVSQFPEVGSGNHNSLKEQSSHNGRRMTRSLIKSIENVFGSENARNQVGKFVWGRISMAWWPAIVVAAEDVGIEPKVDKVCVYWIGEDLISLLNEKTQVEPFSSSLDSRLLRHLEDERVPRDRKKACFVTLKLFSKRLNIPLIKPHVAWAQKHLMGKNHLNDVICNPLPKYIQQRLAQLKQENTKAKAKIERSKEEARSPKSPNDSSSLSSENRDSLDKKLKDNGSRSSKFPKYLVRKSAKELLSSSAEDHVLPLMDQKPGVIVWGKISGHSWWPAMIIHHHDCGTKEPNFGCQWILWYGDYQLSQVHYENVMKFDEGIKKMQSYVTQCKRQVYTNAVLNACKDYCARLNYDTSKWTMDDVLAWVSSLSTTSKMPIISRPNDESSESRYSSHIVEKLNEMKANQGVAAERESQIENCDALKAVFAGLCDTLEVLCIICLKIHCKNLQEHPFFNCVLCTACLEDFKAAIFAYGDDGKCFYCTLCAGSDTIVMCDSYDCPRVYCTACLKYLIAPAGYDEILLKDPWLCFLCDDSYKQEKSRIFKPRADWKKRMGQLFHKNIDTSWNKVWDNSRERKSIRVLSLFDGISTGLLVLENLGIIVEDYYAAEIDADAQTVSMAHFGDKIYQLGDVRSITQDVIDSIAPIDLLIGGSPCNDLSVANPNRLGLNDPNGTGVLFFDYCRIKNLVTEANGGHHLFWLFENVASMQSRYRIAINQSLNCEPYLIDAADFSPQHRPRLFWSNLPIGVNFPPPDPSQNLQSVLTPNCNRHALVKKIQTVTTKVNSLKQGVSLLKPVLMNGAPDSLWITELELIFGFPRHFTDVKNLSATKRQKLIGQSWSVQTITAILRPLCYFFLLKTPE